Proteins from a genomic interval of Ramlibacter algicola:
- a CDS encoding type III pantothenate kinase, protein MTFLALDIGNTRLKWAVYDDARPGSSLLAHGAEFLEQIERLAEGPWANLMRPGRMLGCTVAADAVRRRAEAQMEELWDLPAQWVYASAGEAGLSNGYDHPARLGADRWVAMIGARHRMLARGPQRPMVVVMVGTAVTVEAVDAAGRFLGGFILPGHGIMLRALESGTAGLHVPTGDVREFPTNTSDALTSGGTFAIAGAVDRMARHVREHCGAEPVVYMTGGAGWKMAPHMTLPCELVDSLIFDGLLEVAQLRFAA, encoded by the coding sequence GTGACCTTCCTCGCGCTGGACATCGGCAACACGCGCCTCAAGTGGGCGGTGTACGACGACGCACGTCCCGGGTCGTCGCTGCTGGCGCACGGCGCCGAATTCCTCGAGCAGATCGAGCGCCTGGCCGAAGGGCCCTGGGCCAACCTCATGCGGCCGGGGCGCATGCTCGGCTGCACCGTGGCCGCGGACGCCGTGCGCCGCCGTGCCGAGGCGCAGATGGAGGAACTGTGGGACCTGCCGGCGCAATGGGTGTACGCCAGCGCCGGCGAAGCGGGCCTCAGCAACGGCTATGACCACCCTGCGCGGCTCGGCGCCGACCGCTGGGTCGCGATGATCGGCGCGCGCCACCGCATGCTGGCGCGCGGCCCGCAGCGGCCCATGGTGGTCGTGATGGTCGGCACCGCGGTGACGGTCGAGGCGGTCGACGCCGCCGGCCGCTTCCTCGGTGGCTTCATCCTGCCGGGCCACGGCATCATGCTGCGCGCGCTGGAGTCGGGCACCGCCGGCCTGCACGTGCCGACCGGCGACGTTCGCGAGTTCCCCACCAACACCAGCGATGCGCTCACCAGCGGCGGCACCTTCGCCATCGCGGGCGCGGTGGACCGCATGGCGCGCCACGTGCGCGAGCACTGCGGGGCCGAACCGGTCGTCTACATGACCGGCGGCGCGGGCTGGAAGATGGCGCCGCACATGACGCTGCCGTGCGAGCTGGTCGACAGCCTGATCTTCGACGGCCTGCTCGAAGTCGCCCAGCTGCGCTTCGCCGCCTAG
- a CDS encoding helix-turn-helix transcriptional regulator: MNSDSVDLDTVLADWLGSKGESPLQAVVVLGPDPFGTAHERQVLAVRPQSMAIAARTLAASADYGASWRESGAPLAAWQSLARHDDAAPTSWRAQWLAHGLHSVVRVELPLPAGRAFECFMFTQRELTDRGEAAQLVWSALNVWPLLQRAIAVQRSTLSPRERECLVLAFQGLTARESAQQLHCTERTVNYHLANAMAKLKVDNKLAAIQRACWLGVI, from the coding sequence GTGAACTCTGACAGTGTCGATCTGGACACGGTGCTCGCCGACTGGCTGGGCAGCAAGGGCGAATCGCCCCTCCAAGCGGTGGTCGTGCTCGGTCCCGACCCGTTCGGCACGGCGCACGAGCGCCAGGTGCTTGCCGTCCGTCCGCAGTCGATGGCCATCGCGGCACGCACGCTCGCCGCCAGCGCCGACTACGGTGCCAGCTGGCGCGAGTCGGGCGCCCCGCTCGCCGCGTGGCAGTCGCTCGCACGCCACGACGATGCGGCGCCCACGAGCTGGCGTGCGCAATGGCTGGCGCACGGCTTGCACAGCGTTGTCCGCGTCGAACTGCCGCTGCCCGCCGGCCGCGCGTTCGAGTGCTTCATGTTCACCCAGCGCGAGCTCACCGACCGCGGCGAGGCGGCGCAGCTCGTGTGGTCGGCGCTCAACGTGTGGCCGCTGCTGCAGCGCGCGATCGCGGTGCAGCGGTCGACGCTCAGCCCGCGCGAGCGCGAGTGCCTGGTGCTGGCCTTCCAGGGCCTCACCGCGCGCGAATCCGCGCAGCAGCTCCATTGCACGGAGCGCACGGTCAACTACCACCTGGCCAACGCCATGGCGAAGCTGAAGGTCGACAACAAGCTGGCCGCCATCCAGCGCGCCTGCTGGCTCGGCGTGATCTGA